The following are encoded together in the Triticum dicoccoides isolate Atlit2015 ecotype Zavitan chromosome 6B, WEW_v2.0, whole genome shotgun sequence genome:
- the LOC119326590 gene encoding uncharacterized protein LOC119326590 isoform X1: protein MVVETLLDFRFVPVKRKLLNFGENLTNRVYHIKQDEILSDLEEEYTPPHLLGLLRFYKTNKERATKIKMANKKAKRASKIAFPASLLKEVFTILKELNTRMMAESNNLEDVHIESHVPLTKKKSRKKLNSVSASTNVIELAEIGIKLKAIRTGIFTEIGIRKGPLFGELFLTPLMLSSARASWLVNMAALEVCTSSGGQRRYQHCDEEMAICSYIALLSMLMDREEDVHELRRKHIVQGELTNKEVLQLFKSLTKHLTSSRSYRRILRDIESYKVNRWLWIKVHKFIYNNFRTIVTVFSVVGVLVGIFKTLLSLKQHE, encoded by the coding sequence ATGGTTGTGGAAACCCTCCTTGATTTTAGGTTTGTGCCAGTGAAGAGGAAACTTTTGAACTTCGGAGAAAATCTCACAAACCGTGTGTATCATATCAAACAAGATGAAATCCTTTCAGACTTGGAGGAAGAGTACACACCGCCTCATCTCCTTGGTCTTCTTCGATTCTACAAAACAAACAAGGAAAGGGCCACCAAAATCAAGATGGCCAACAAAAAGGCCAAAAGAGCCAGCAAGATAGCATTTCCAGCATCTCTTCTAAAGGAGGTATTTACAATATTGAAAGAGTTGAACACCCGAATGATGGCAGAGTCTAACAACCTCGAGGATGTTCATATAGAAAGCCATGTACCATTAACCAAAAAGAAGTCCAGGAAAAAACTCAATTCAGTGTCGGCATCTACAAATGTCATCGAGCTTGCAGAAATTGGCATCAAGCTCAAAGCCATCAGGACAGGAATTTTCACAGAAATTGGCATCAGGAAAGGACCCCTGTTTGGCGAGCTTTTCCTGACGCCACTGATGTTAAGCAGTGCAAGGGCGAGTTGGCTTGTAAATATGGCTGCTCTTGAGGTATGCACGAGCTCAGGGGGTCAACGTCGTTATCAACATTGTGATGAAGAGATGGCCATCTGCTCGTACATTGCTCTGCTTTCGATGCTCATGGACCGGGAAGAGGACGTGCACGAGCTACGAAGGAAGCATATTGTGCAAGGAGAACTCACAAACAAAGAGGTGCTCCAGCTCTTCAAGAGCCTTACGAAGCACCTGACGTCCAGCCGCTCATACCGCCGCATCTTGAGAGACATTGAGAGCTACAAGGTCAACAGGTGGCTGTGGATCAAGGTGCACAAGTTCATCTACAACAACTTTAGAACCATTGTCACGGTATTCTCTGTGGTCGGTGTTCTAGTGGGTATTTTCAAGACGCTCCTCTCTCTTAAGCAACACGAGTAA